One region of Bacterioplanoides sp. SCSIO 12839 genomic DNA includes:
- a CDS encoding NADH:flavin oxidoreductase/NADH oxidase family protein, giving the protein MAHQTFTPFTLPCGQTIKNRIAKAAMEENMADSGQIPGEALFRLYDRWANGGTGLLITGNVMVSHRALTGPGGIVLEKDTDLSPFQTWASHAKQNNTQVWMQINHPGRQVYAAMGGDVLSPSDIALDLGKHSKLFGQPRAMTVEEIQQLVQRFVDTAIQAEKAGFNGVQIHAAHGYLISQFLSPLTNKRDDQYGGSIENRMRLLIEVIQAVRAVVSSEFAVSVKMNSADFQRGGFDGDDAKAVVKALNTLPVDMLELSGGSYESPAMQGRTADGRTLEREAYFLQFAKDIAAVATMPVMTTGGIRRLEVAEQVMDQGFDMVGIATALAMEPGLPNLWQQQPQASAPNPVVNWKDKTLSAIATMALVKRQLQRMGKGKAPKPSASPFFSLIRDQMRLKKLTKRYQQFLQNKA; this is encoded by the coding sequence ATGGCTCACCAAACATTCACACCTTTCACCCTGCCCTGCGGCCAAACCATCAAAAACCGCATCGCAAAAGCCGCGATGGAAGAAAATATGGCCGATAGCGGTCAGATTCCTGGTGAGGCGCTGTTCCGTCTTTATGATCGTTGGGCCAATGGCGGTACCGGCCTGCTGATTACCGGTAACGTGATGGTCAGTCATCGTGCATTAACCGGTCCTGGTGGCATTGTTTTAGAAAAAGACACCGACCTGTCACCTTTTCAAACCTGGGCTTCACACGCAAAACAAAACAACACACAAGTATGGATGCAAATTAACCACCCGGGCCGTCAGGTGTATGCCGCCATGGGTGGTGACGTGTTATCGCCGTCGGATATTGCGCTCGATTTAGGTAAACACTCAAAACTATTTGGTCAGCCTCGGGCGATGACGGTTGAAGAAATACAACAGCTGGTACAGCGTTTTGTAGATACCGCGATACAAGCGGAAAAAGCCGGGTTTAATGGTGTGCAAATTCATGCTGCTCACGGTTATTTAATTTCGCAGTTTTTATCCCCTCTCACCAACAAGCGCGATGACCAATACGGTGGCAGTATTGAAAACCGAATGCGGCTGTTAATTGAGGTGATTCAGGCAGTTCGTGCCGTCGTTTCCAGCGAATTTGCGGTAAGCGTGAAAATGAACTCGGCTGATTTTCAACGAGGCGGCTTTGACGGTGATGATGCCAAAGCCGTGGTGAAAGCACTGAACACGTTACCCGTTGATATGCTGGAATTATCCGGTGGCAGCTACGAAAGCCCGGCGATGCAAGGTCGTACCGCCGATGGCCGAACACTGGAACGCGAAGCGTATTTCCTGCAATTTGCCAAAGACATTGCCGCCGTTGCTACCATGCCGGTGATGACGACGGGTGGTATCCGTCGTTTGGAAGTCGCAGAGCAGGTAATGGATCAGGGTTTTGATATGGTGGGCATTGCCACCGCACTGGCGATGGAGCCTGGCTTGCCTAACCTCTGGCAACAACAGCCACAAGCTTCTGCCCCTAACCCGGTTGTTAACTGGAAAGACAAGACCCTGAGTGCCATTGCGACTATGGCGCTGGTGAAACGCCAGCTACAACGCATGGGTAAAGGTAAAGCACCGAAACCTTCGGCCTCACCCTTCTTTTCACTGATTCGTGACCAGATGCGACTGAAAAAACTGACTAAACGTTACCAGCAATTTTTACAAAATAAGGCATAA
- a CDS encoding serine aminopeptidase domain-containing protein yields MRHQQQDLNQRQDPHHQQLQTEAGHHIVARVFPAKEENDSRGVCIIATATGVAQYLYDDFAHWLTEQGYTAITFDYDGIGLSIDRHVKYSKSDKLSWAKYDCPAVLAYAKQQYPNQKITWIGHSVGAHMLGFMEDTSDIDRAITVGAGTGTWWYNAAPTKRVAWFLWYFLVPATAPFLGYFPGDKLNIMCNLPKGVIMQWRRWCLKKDYAVGYEGDWLRQNFAETKMPMTSLAFSDDDMMSLKNVNMLHAFFTAAPQKQIRISPTDINQKRIGHIGWHKKRYQQLWENYFLPELP; encoded by the coding sequence ATGCGTCATCAACAGCAAGACCTGAACCAACGACAAGACCCACACCATCAACAGCTTCAGACCGAGGCTGGCCACCATATTGTCGCTCGTGTTTTTCCGGCTAAAGAGGAAAATGACAGCCGTGGTGTGTGTATTATTGCCACGGCAACCGGTGTGGCTCAGTACCTGTATGATGACTTTGCGCATTGGCTCACGGAACAGGGTTATACCGCGATTACGTTTGATTATGACGGCATTGGTTTATCGATTGACCGCCACGTTAAATACAGCAAAAGCGATAAATTAAGCTGGGCGAAATATGATTGTCCGGCGGTTTTAGCCTACGCCAAACAGCAATATCCCAATCAAAAAATCACCTGGATTGGCCATAGTGTGGGCGCTCATATGTTGGGTTTTATGGAAGATACCAGTGATATTGATCGTGCCATAACAGTGGGCGCCGGAACCGGCACCTGGTGGTATAACGCGGCCCCAACCAAACGGGTTGCCTGGTTTTTATGGTACTTTCTGGTTCCGGCAACTGCACCATTTTTAGGCTATTTCCCCGGCGATAAGTTGAACATTATGTGTAATTTACCGAAAGGCGTCATTATGCAATGGCGACGCTGGTGCCTGAAAAAAGATTACGCAGTTGGGTACGAAGGTGATTGGTTACGACAGAATTTTGCAGAAACAAAAATGCCAATGACTTCTCTGGCTTTTTCGGATGATGACATGATGTCATTAAAAAATGTGAACATGCTGCATGCGTTTTTTACTGCGGCGCCACAAAAGCAGATTCGTATATCACCAACCGATATTAACCAGAAGCGTATTGGTCATATCGGCTGGCATAAAAAGCGTTATCAGCAGCTCTGGGAGAACTATTTTTTACCCGAGCTGCCGTAA
- a CDS encoding MarR family winged helix-turn-helix transcriptional regulator, which translates to MDRRLFFVLNMAQRKLFNHVDHLCEEQLDASVTQLAALMYICKHAGCVQKDLVTALALKKSAVTGLLTRMEKNNLLHRKPCAKDARAIRLYPTQSGIEKVQNLAPFIQQLNQQFEEHFSEEEIATVLKFLNFIIKKF; encoded by the coding sequence GTGGATAGACGATTATTTTTTGTGCTCAACATGGCACAGCGCAAGCTGTTTAATCATGTTGATCACCTTTGTGAAGAGCAGCTGGATGCCTCTGTCACCCAGTTGGCCGCACTTATGTATATCTGCAAACATGCGGGGTGCGTGCAAAAAGATCTGGTCACCGCCCTGGCATTAAAAAAATCGGCGGTAACCGGCCTGCTTACCCGTATGGAAAAAAATAATCTGTTACACCGCAAGCCATGCGCTAAAGATGCCCGTGCCATTCGTCTTTACCCAACTCAATCGGGAATCGAGAAAGTACAAAACCTGGCTCCTTTTATTCAGCAACTTAATCAGCAGTTTGAAGAGCACTTCTCTGAAGAAGAAATTGCCACGGTACTGAAGTTTCTCAATTTCATCATTAAAAAGTTTTAA
- a CDS encoding TSUP family transporter, producing the protein MLEFSWEILALLAAVAMAAGFIDAVAGGGGLLTIPALLFAGVPPVQAIATNKLQACFGSFTATRFFVREKLVSPKEQKWAIVATAVGAVIGAIAIQLFDSALLVQVMPYGLIAIAVYLLLARNFGKTSGKETLKPATFNATVATGVGVYDGFFGPGTGTFFSLGYSKLRGMNLIEATAHAKLLNFTTNIVSLAVFILSGQILFQVGFAMAAGQALGARLGAAAAVKQGVDFIRYMTVFVCIAMSISLLLKS; encoded by the coding sequence ATGCTGGAATTTAGCTGGGAAATATTAGCGCTATTGGCCGCAGTGGCAATGGCGGCCGGTTTTATCGATGCCGTTGCAGGTGGCGGTGGTTTGTTAACCATTCCGGCTTTATTGTTTGCGGGCGTGCCTCCAGTACAGGCCATTGCGACGAATAAATTGCAGGCGTGTTTTGGCAGCTTTACCGCCACACGTTTTTTTGTGCGAGAAAAACTGGTCTCTCCCAAAGAGCAAAAATGGGCGATTGTTGCGACGGCCGTCGGCGCTGTCATCGGCGCGATTGCGATCCAGTTATTCGACAGTGCGTTATTGGTTCAGGTAATGCCTTATGGATTAATCGCCATTGCCGTGTATTTATTACTGGCCCGTAATTTTGGTAAAACCTCGGGAAAAGAAACCTTAAAGCCGGCAACCTTTAATGCCACCGTGGCAACCGGTGTCGGCGTTTATGACGGCTTTTTTGGCCCGGGTACCGGCACCTTTTTCAGTCTGGGTTATAGCAAGTTACGCGGTATGAACCTGATTGAAGCCACTGCACACGCAAAGCTGCTGAACTTCACCACCAATATTGTATCGCTGGCGGTTTTTATTCTCTCCGGACAAATTTTGTTTCAGGTTGGGTTTGCCATGGCGGCAGGCCAGGCGCTTGGTGCTCGTTTGGGGGCTGCGGCAGCCGTGAAGCAGGGCGTCGATTTTATTCGCTATATGACCGTCTTCGTCTGCATCGCTATGAGTATCAGTTTGTTGTTAAAAAGCTGA
- a CDS encoding prephenate dehydratase: MTQENDGSRRVAYQGTAGAYSHLSCRKVFPDWEAVACEDFLSALDLVSNGFADRAMIPLENSTAGRVEEIYRLIPRTQLHVIGEHFEPVNHCLLALPGVKLTEIEEVASHPQALAQCHQRIINLGMKPIAMLDTAMEAEKLSQAGNESENRNRAAIASKLAAELYGLEVLHENFQDVMGNTTRFLVFSREPQHQEYLPEETYITSMLFAVRNIPAALYKALGGFATNGINMIKLESYMDGGTMEASHFHLDVLAHPQQPAMVHALEELEHFSRDLRLLGCYPAHEYRNRSAFV, from the coding sequence ATGACACAGGAAAATGACGGTTCACGCCGTGTTGCGTACCAAGGAACTGCCGGTGCCTATTCACATTTGTCGTGCCGTAAAGTCTTCCCGGATTGGGAGGCGGTAGCTTGTGAAGATTTTCTGTCGGCGTTAGATCTGGTGTCCAACGGCTTTGCTGACCGTGCCATGATTCCGCTGGAAAACTCGACTGCCGGGCGGGTAGAAGAGATTTATCGTTTAATTCCGCGGACGCAATTGCATGTCATCGGTGAGCACTTTGAGCCGGTGAATCATTGCTTGCTGGCCTTGCCTGGCGTCAAACTGACTGAAATTGAAGAGGTCGCCTCTCACCCTCAGGCCTTAGCGCAATGCCATCAGCGTATTATTAATCTGGGTATGAAACCCATCGCCATGCTCGATACCGCCATGGAGGCGGAAAAGCTTAGCCAGGCGGGTAATGAGTCCGAGAACCGCAACCGTGCAGCCATTGCCTCCAAGCTGGCTGCTGAGCTGTATGGCCTGGAGGTATTGCATGAAAACTTTCAGGATGTAATGGGTAATACCACGCGTTTTCTGGTGTTTAGCCGTGAGCCTCAGCATCAGGAATACCTGCCTGAGGAAACCTACATCACCAGTATGTTGTTTGCGGTGCGGAATATTCCGGCGGCGTTGTATAAAGCCTTGGGTGGTTTTGCCACAAATGGCATCAACATGATTAAGCTGGAAAGTTATATGGATGGCGGCACCATGGAAGCCAGCCATTTCCATCTGGATGTACTGGCTCATCCGCAGCAGCCAGCGATGGTGCATGCGCTGGAAGAACTGGAACACTTCTCTCGTGATTTACGCTTGTTGGGGTGTTATCCGGCCCATGAATACCGCAATCGCAGTGCATTTGTATAA
- a CDS encoding mannosyl-3-phosphoglycerate phosphatase, with amino-acid sequence MTDRQRWIILTDLDGTLLDHHDYSTDAAKPALTYLAQQNIPCIFNTSKTFAEVVQLRRDLNITAPFACENGSALFIPKKDHDPLSSQQDDYNTEILGAPYAELIKVLHQARQQGFKFRSFNDMPASEVTAVTGLNEQDSWLAKQRNASEPLLWLDEDETGLATFRNFIESQQLTLIKGGRFYHVMGQANKASAIEFFRNLYADHYQIPADKIGVIALGDGENDRAMLEQCDQPIVIPPANGEPLKLNNPKTITAKFQGPKGWKNSLLTFFDSIKPN; translated from the coding sequence ATGACTGATCGCCAACGCTGGATTATTTTAACAGACCTGGATGGCACCCTACTGGATCATCATGATTACAGTACCGATGCCGCCAAACCGGCACTGACCTATCTGGCACAACAAAACATCCCCTGTATTTTTAATACCAGCAAAACCTTTGCCGAAGTGGTGCAGTTACGCCGTGATCTGAACATCACCGCACCTTTTGCTTGCGAAAACGGCAGCGCGCTGTTTATTCCTAAAAAAGACCATGACCCATTAAGCAGCCAGCAGGATGATTACAACACCGAAATTCTCGGAGCTCCCTATGCTGAGCTGATTAAAGTATTGCATCAGGCCCGCCAGCAAGGTTTTAAATTCCGCAGTTTTAACGACATGCCTGCCTCAGAAGTGACCGCCGTGACCGGACTGAATGAGCAGGATTCCTGGCTGGCAAAACAGCGTAATGCCAGTGAACCCTTATTGTGGTTAGACGAAGATGAAACAGGCCTGGCAACCTTCCGGAATTTTATTGAAAGTCAGCAATTAACGCTGATTAAAGGCGGGCGTTTTTATCATGTGATGGGGCAAGCCAATAAGGCCAGCGCCATCGAATTTTTCCGTAATTTGTATGCCGACCATTATCAGATTCCGGCTGATAAGATCGGTGTCATTGCCCTCGGCGATGGTGAAAATGATCGGGCAATGCTGGAACAGTGTGATCAACCCATTGTGATTCCGCCAGCGAACGGAGAACCTCTGAAATTAAACAATCCGAAAACAATAACGGCGAAGTTTCAGGGGCCAAAAGGCTGGAAAAACAGTTTATTAACGTTTTTCGATTCAATTAAACCTAATTAA
- a CDS encoding glycosyl transferase, translated as MADFYQNGIITNLHNLTDRSIEDLEKELISFSRVRPMSLVLPSLYSELEGPALDNIIKEICEVPYLNEIVIGLDRADEQQFHHAQEFFGRLPQHHRILWNDGPRLKQLDALLEKEGLAPKELGKGRNVWYCYGYVLASGRAESVALHDCDIVTYDRSLLARLIYPVANPAFNYEFAKGYYARIAEQKMNGRVSRLLVTPLLRALKKVYGSLDFLEYLDSFRYPLSGEFSMRADVLNDIRIPSDWGLEIGVLSEMKRNYSTNRICQVDIADVYDHKHQPLSEADANAGLSKMSIDICKAIFRKLATQGEVFTSETFRSLKATYFRIALDFIETYDNDARMNGLTLDRHAEEKAVEMFAQNIMHAGEHFLANPMETPFIPSWNRVISAMPDVLDRLYEAVEEDNS; from the coding sequence GTGGCTGATTTTTATCAAAATGGCATTATTACAAACCTGCATAATCTGACAGATCGCTCGATTGAAGATCTGGAAAAAGAACTGATCAGTTTTTCCCGGGTAAGACCAATGTCGTTGGTGCTGCCCTCTCTGTATTCTGAGTTGGAAGGCCCGGCACTCGACAACATTATTAAAGAAATTTGCGAAGTGCCCTATCTGAATGAAATTGTTATTGGCCTTGATCGGGCTGATGAACAACAATTCCATCATGCTCAGGAGTTTTTTGGTCGCCTGCCGCAACATCACCGTATTTTGTGGAATGATGGACCACGCCTGAAACAACTGGATGCTTTGCTGGAAAAAGAAGGCCTGGCTCCGAAAGAGCTGGGTAAAGGTCGCAACGTTTGGTATTGCTACGGTTATGTCTTAGCCTCAGGCCGTGCTGAATCTGTTGCCTTGCACGACTGTGATATCGTCACCTACGATCGCAGTTTATTAGCCCGCCTGATTTACCCGGTTGCCAACCCGGCTTTTAACTATGAATTTGCCAAAGGCTATTACGCCCGTATTGCCGAACAAAAAATGAACGGTCGCGTCAGCCGCTTATTGGTAACTCCCCTGCTGCGTGCACTGAAAAAGGTATACGGTTCGTTAGACTTCCTAGAGTACCTCGACAGCTTCCGCTATCCACTGTCCGGTGAGTTTTCCATGCGTGCCGACGTGTTAAACGACATCCGCATCCCAAGCGACTGGGGGCTGGAGATTGGTGTACTGTCTGAAATGAAGCGTAACTACTCCACCAACCGGATTTGCCAGGTAGACATTGCCGATGTTTACGATCACAAACATCAGCCATTATCAGAAGCCGATGCGAATGCCGGTCTGTCTAAGATGAGCATTGATATCTGCAAAGCTATTTTCCGCAAGCTGGCGACCCAGGGCGAGGTATTTACCAGTGAAACCTTCCGCTCATTAAAAGCCACCTATTTCCGCATCGCCTTAGACTTTATCGAAACCTACGATAACGACGCCCGCATGAACGGCTTAACGCTGGATCGCCATGCTGAAGAAAAAGCGGTGGAAATGTTTGCTCAGAATATCATGCACGCGGGTGAGCACTTCTTAGCCAATCCAATGGAAACGCCGTTTATTCCAAGCTGGAACCGGGTGATTTCTGCGATGCCGGATGTGCTGGATCGTTTATATGAAGCGGTAGAAGAGGATAATAGTTAA
- a CDS encoding helix-turn-helix domain-containing protein, translating into MEWVYWTLMAVSFVLFWVVLSIRCRSRLWLSGYMAFVIGYLGLIQLDAQDFYISPKLYFCLLPIVFLPGPLLLGYISHISTRSYVGLKDFAICLLPLAIVVSAPGLLTDQPMFSFATQADYQQPAYISLFNLVSMMAGVQTIAYVIASFWLMATLRRDWASYQSKTLPRSWRKMMNAILVILITTVTQVTSAFMNPSGNALSLGDIGFMILVAFFLCMAIETAWRNYTGVPIEDEVILQNREIVAVLPEDTSHAQETNELPDSVVQAVFAQVEEQQLFLQDDLSLSSLAEQLGTTTHKLSELINKGGGKTFYEFINDFRVRYAAAKLLEQPGMAIVDVYVEAGFSSKTTFYGHFKKVFACTPTEYRKINS; encoded by the coding sequence GTGGAATGGGTTTACTGGACCTTAATGGCCGTGTCCTTTGTATTATTTTGGGTCGTGTTATCCATTCGTTGTCGCTCTCGCCTTTGGTTAAGTGGCTACATGGCGTTTGTGATTGGTTACCTTGGGTTGATTCAGTTGGACGCCCAAGATTTCTATATCTCTCCAAAGTTATATTTTTGTTTGTTACCGATTGTCTTTTTACCCGGGCCATTACTGCTGGGTTATATTTCTCATATATCAACACGCAGCTATGTTGGCCTCAAAGATTTTGCCATTTGTTTGTTGCCACTGGCGATTGTGGTATCAGCCCCTGGATTATTAACCGATCAGCCGATGTTCAGTTTTGCAACGCAAGCGGATTACCAGCAGCCAGCCTATATCAGTTTGTTTAACCTCGTCAGTATGATGGCTGGGGTTCAGACCATTGCTTATGTGATTGCCTCTTTTTGGTTGATGGCAACCTTGCGCAGAGACTGGGCTTCGTATCAAAGTAAAACCCTGCCACGCTCCTGGCGCAAAATGATGAACGCAATTCTGGTGATTCTCATAACAACGGTCACACAGGTGACCAGCGCTTTTATGAATCCATCCGGCAATGCCCTGTCATTAGGTGATATTGGTTTTATGATTCTAGTGGCCTTCTTTCTTTGCATGGCGATTGAGACAGCCTGGAGGAACTATACCGGGGTACCTATTGAAGATGAGGTGATTCTGCAAAACCGTGAAATTGTTGCGGTATTGCCCGAAGATACATCCCATGCTCAGGAAACGAACGAGTTGCCGGATTCAGTGGTTCAGGCGGTGTTTGCTCAAGTCGAAGAGCAGCAACTGTTTCTGCAAGACGATTTATCATTAAGTTCGCTGGCTGAGCAACTGGGCACCACAACTCATAAGTTATCAGAGTTGATTAATAAGGGCGGTGGTAAAACCTTCTACGAGTTCATCAATGATTTTCGGGTGCGGTATGCTGCGGCAAAATTGCTGGAGCAACCAGGGATGGCAATTGTTGATGTGTATGTGGAAGCTGGGTTCTCAAGTAAGACGACCTTTTACGGCCATTTTAAGAAGGTGTTTGCTTGTACACCAACGGAGTATCGAAAAATCAATAGTTAA
- a CDS encoding helix-turn-helix transcriptional regulator has translation MNINVDVNRVSDYIDRIYQAILTPDDIPEIMSDLRSEVDAPYSSLQVEGIYNHSLDQAHLIDYDSTAINQYSDYFITRDPWTQKLIDRGAIDHPFQSAVRMVSDKDYRASEFYQDWGRQHGVRYAIGSGFKVDNQHILKLAFQRHCDHQAFADHDEQFLNLLHPHFGQWLRLSNLFKDQPSHHEQKDMLDGMNRPVWLLSSDLTIKYSNKMAEQWLKQAHFVTLKDQKLTTRDYDQYCQLQQKVNALLTPEKQRLSGNQHAISLTDGNQSEIFWLVPVSVNHQRLVMLVGRKQNADARHVHKQFGISLRQAEISTRLSAGSHVAEIASDLNISVNTVRNQLSSSFRKLGIKNQSELVELIHHTCDR, from the coding sequence ATGAATATTAATGTTGATGTGAATCGGGTCAGCGATTATATCGATCGCATTTACCAGGCAATCCTTACTCCGGATGACATACCTGAAATCATGAGCGATCTTCGCTCAGAGGTTGATGCGCCTTATTCGTCACTGCAGGTAGAGGGCATCTATAACCATTCCTTGGATCAGGCTCACCTGATTGATTACGATTCAACGGCCATTAATCAGTATTCCGATTATTTTATCACCCGCGATCCATGGACTCAGAAGCTGATCGACCGCGGTGCCATTGATCACCCATTTCAATCAGCAGTAAGAATGGTCAGCGATAAAGACTATCGCGCCAGTGAATTTTATCAGGACTGGGGACGACAGCATGGCGTGCGTTATGCGATTGGCAGTGGTTTCAAAGTCGATAATCAGCATATTCTGAAATTGGCTTTCCAACGCCATTGTGATCATCAGGCATTTGCTGATCACGACGAGCAGTTCCTGAATTTATTACACCCTCATTTTGGTCAATGGCTACGATTAAGTAATCTGTTTAAAGATCAGCCAAGTCATCACGAACAGAAAGACATGCTCGACGGAATGAATCGCCCGGTATGGCTATTAAGTTCTGACCTGACGATTAAATACAGCAATAAAATGGCAGAGCAATGGCTGAAACAAGCACACTTCGTCACCCTGAAAGATCAAAAACTAACCACACGTGATTACGACCAATATTGCCAGCTGCAACAAAAAGTGAATGCGCTCTTAACGCCTGAAAAACAACGATTGTCGGGAAATCAGCATGCCATCAGCCTGACGGATGGCAACCAATCAGAAATATTCTGGCTGGTACCTGTTTCAGTTAATCATCAGCGTTTGGTGATGTTGGTTGGCCGCAAACAAAACGCCGACGCCAGACACGTTCATAAGCAATTTGGTATCAGTTTGCGACAAGCTGAAATATCCACTCGTTTATCCGCTGGCAGTCATGTCGCAGAGATTGCCAGTGATCTGAATATTTCGGTGAATACCGTGAGAAATCAGTTATCGAGTAGTTTTCGTAAATTAGGCATTAAAAACCAATCGGAGTTAGTTGAACTGATACATCATACCTGTGACCGATAA
- a CDS encoding DNA-J related domain-containing protein, which translates to MNEHDDIDVIRSLLASHLADGKKTSLYELVKWLQQPEQSIFNDEALKDSLLLFRCNFLIMHALYRLRLQWRSEQLGELLISALHIQLAPGLAATTEQSDNTELEQADPLQVYYLDLNNLSTSREEVELLLEQFWKQMRRPDYSQHQDDDLTALELSPPVTAKQIRQQYRRLAMQHHPDRGGDSLRFRQINAAYQRLKQASFIA; encoded by the coding sequence ATGAATGAACATGACGATATTGATGTAATCCGCTCCCTGCTGGCCAGTCATTTAGCCGACGGCAAAAAGACCAGTTTGTATGAACTGGTAAAATGGCTGCAGCAGCCGGAGCAATCCATTTTTAACGATGAGGCGTTAAAAGATTCGCTGTTATTGTTTCGTTGTAATTTCCTGATTATGCACGCCTTGTATCGTTTGCGCCTGCAGTGGCGCAGCGAGCAACTCGGTGAGTTATTGATTTCCGCATTGCATATTCAACTGGCTCCTGGGTTAGCTGCGACTACTGAACAGTCAGATAATACTGAGCTGGAACAAGCGGACCCGCTGCAGGTGTATTACCTGGATCTGAATAATCTCTCCACCAGCCGCGAAGAAGTAGAACTACTGCTGGAGCAGTTCTGGAAACAAATGCGCCGCCCGGATTACAGCCAACATCAAGACGATGATCTGACAGCCCTTGAATTATCACCACCAGTAACGGCAAAACAAATTCGCCAGCAATACCGGCGTTTAGCGATGCAACACCACCCGGACCGAGGCGGCGACAGTCTTCGCTTCCGGCAGATTAATGCCGCTTATCAACGCTTAAAACAAGCGTCGTTTATTGCGTAA
- a CDS encoding polysaccharide deacetylase family protein — protein MFSSTGQALVILQYHHVDSTTPAVTSISPEQFEQHMQLLEKQNKTVVDLKTALKTLNDGKALPIDSVAITFDDAWESIYLNAYPALKQRNWPFTVFTNTQAVDEKHHKVMSWEQLAELQQNGATIANHTVSHPYLLEKPESLSWTQWLDQEITQAEKRIEEKLGVSHQLLAYPYGEFNLEITRWVKEQGYIAFGQQSGPIGPDSHQQALPRFPAAGIYANPETLKTKLNTLPLAITAEQLVNPVLGEENPPKLSLHVTSNDVYRSQVQCYASGEGSIPTEVIAEKDMLDNQHLTINAQAKEAITAGRSRYNCTIPSRQHRGWFYWYSQVWINTSVSNR, from the coding sequence TTGTTTTCATCCACAGGCCAGGCACTGGTGATTCTGCAATATCATCATGTTGATAGCACCACGCCTGCCGTCACCAGTATTTCGCCGGAGCAGTTTGAACAACACATGCAGTTGTTGGAGAAGCAAAATAAAACCGTCGTCGATTTAAAAACCGCGCTGAAAACACTCAACGACGGTAAAGCCCTTCCTATCGACAGCGTGGCAATTACTTTTGACGATGCCTGGGAGTCGATTTATCTGAATGCGTACCCGGCATTAAAACAGCGTAACTGGCCGTTCACTGTATTTACCAATACTCAGGCGGTGGATGAAAAACATCATAAAGTGATGAGCTGGGAGCAGCTGGCCGAATTACAGCAAAACGGCGCTACCATCGCCAACCACACCGTGAGTCATCCTTACCTGCTGGAAAAGCCGGAATCATTAAGTTGGACGCAATGGCTGGATCAGGAAATTACTCAGGCCGAAAAACGTATTGAAGAAAAGCTGGGCGTCAGCCATCAATTATTAGCGTATCCCTATGGTGAATTTAATCTGGAGATTACCCGATGGGTGAAAGAACAGGGTTACATCGCTTTTGGTCAGCAGTCTGGTCCCATTGGACCAGACTCACATCAGCAAGCACTGCCCCGCTTCCCCGCAGCAGGTATTTACGCTAACCCGGAAACATTAAAAACCAAACTGAATACCCTGCCACTGGCCATTACCGCAGAGCAGTTGGTTAACCCAGTCCTGGGCGAAGAAAACCCGCCGAAGTTAAGCCTGCACGTCACCTCTAACGATGTTTATCGCTCTCAGGTGCAATGTTACGCCAGTGGTGAAGGTTCAATTCCTACCGAGGTGATTGCCGAAAAAGATATGCTGGATAATCAGCACCTGACGATCAACGCTCAGGCCAAAGAAGCCATTACTGCAGGCCGCAGCCGTTATAATTGCACCATACCCAGCCGTCAGCATCGTGGCTGGTTTTATTGGTATTCTCAGGTGTGGATCAACACCAGCGTCAGCAATCGTTAA